DNA from Drosophila busckii strain San Diego stock center, stock number 13000-0081.31 chromosome 2R, ASM1175060v1, whole genome shotgun sequence:
tgtcaGGTACAGTCAGCcagcagcaattatttttgttgcttttgtgctaTTTCCGTTCGTTAATGAgacaagcaaagcaataatAGCCgtagatataaaaaaaaacaatgcgcGCTGCTAATTACGCTAGTAACTAAAACTAGCGAAAACTTTGGCTTTGAAGCTTTTCAAACTGTGCTGTGCGCTGGTTTGTGTATTGGCTAAGCTACGTATAAGTTACGCATACGTTAGCGGGCGCAGTTGTTtatattgattatttaataacaagtCGCTCGTATTTCGCTGCGTTGCGCATGTGTGCGAAAAATCTAAAGCCTATGATTACATTTGTACGTAAGCTGAGCTGGCTTAAAGCCACTTTATTGGCCATGAGACTgcgacacagacacaaacagtGGCAACAATTCCTGAAACTCTTTCTTATACTAAACGACATTGGCAGGTGGCAAAGAGTTGCACAAACAAcagtcatttattttttttatgacagcacaaacaaagtttattaacatttgcttttatttgctgctgtcgcttgctaataatataattaaaggAATTTTATATGTGCGCATCACTTTTGTAGTTGCTACAGTTCACTGCTCAGTGAGCTGAACTCAACTGTTGATTGTTTAGGGTAACAGCGTAAATTCTATTAACTGACATCAGGTAGGGCGAGTGAGCGAGCTGCTGTGTCTAATTGCTGATTCAATTGCTCGCTGCGCTATTTGGGGGCTGTGGCAATGACTAAGAGCGCGCACGTATAAAATTTAACTGTTTAACAGTTAAAATTCACTTTTGTCcagaatatatattatgtaaagAATTTAGCTTTTGTATCTGTTACGTGCCTCGCTGCCTTTAGCACTTTGCTGTAATTTTCCAATTTAGCTCtacagcaaattgcattacaaGTCGAATGAGCACAAGTCTCGTTAAGCTTTAGTTTAGCTGTGTGGGAGTGAAAGCCATAGTGAGGCGTGAAAATTAACGCTCAgctgtgagcagcagcagcatcaatgaTAGAGCATTTTAATAATCAGTTCATTTGCGTTGACAtgccaaaagaaaattgaTCGAAATCTAGCGAGAAATGTTCACAAAAGTGTCGCGAGCCAAGAAACTTGTGCCCAGAACTTGTCAAAATGCCAGCTATACCCTAGACTCAAAGCGTGCATAGAGTTGCTCAATGCATTGgcactataaataatattgttgctaaagctgctgcttagttTATACTTACAGCTTAATCAATCAACTAAACTTACAGCTAGTCAATCATTTCACTCTTGCAAACGAAAGTGCGCGCTGTCGCTTGTGTGGTGGGCTCGTTGGAATGtcaaggctgctgctgctgcttctaattGCAAATTTCCTCAATGCTCTTGACCTTAAcactgcaattgcagttggctTGAATTGCTGTGACTTGCACGAAAACTAGTTTATTTGTTAACCCATTAACATGGCCATAAACacgtatattaaattttaatatttatttttttggtcaACCGGTTTGCGCTGCTTTCCATATAGTAGGCAAGGAGCTTAGCCTCATAAACTGTGTCAGCTTTTGGCGTTATAGGAACTACAGTAAAGCTTCCACTTCAGTTCCGTCTACagcttaattgcaaatttagcTCACGCGTTGGCGTTCGCTGATctttattttcgttttattgACGAAAATTTGTTGAGACAGCGCGCATAACAAATTACTTCCGGTTTAAGCGGGGCCTTAAAAAGCGCCTGGCAAAGGTCACTCGAGCGCCCCAAGTTTAGTCCGAGCTGCCTAATTGAATTAACGTTAAGCTCAATTTCACTTTGCACTGATTCTTAAATTCTTTTGAAACTTAAGACTGTTTGCCAATTTACACCCAATTGTCTAGCTAGtaatcatttttaatgcatatataattcatAGCGGTACTTTTTGCTAGTTTGAGTGACAAGCACTTAAAAGTTTTTGCCAGCACaacgaatttaattgaattacaactgcaactcaaaacttttgcacttaatttataaatttatttatattaactcACCCAATTGCGGCTTCTCTGGATCATTCGAGCCGGCGCAGATTGCTTCCTTCGATGCAGACATcttggctttgttttgtttcctcacttactttgcttttattaatttatgagcGGACTTAACGCAATTGTTTACCGCACGAATTGCATAAGAATTGCTTAAGcagaaatgtttaaaatttagcgCAAATATTCgtgtttatattaatagcaCGTCCGCTTGGCGTTTTTTAAGACATTTtcgtgtattttatttatgttttttatatttgcgtCAACTCGCGTTACTGCTCAGCTGAGCAGCTTGAAATGTTCTGAGCGATTAATCCCAAGTGGCGTTGGCCTTAAATAAGCTCAGACGCAAACGGaggctgcggcggctgctgctgctgctgtttacacGATTTATTTCGTATTGTTTAGCTTAttgaagctgttgctgttgttgacgtTCGTATGAGCGAGAGGGAACACTGCGCATGCGTCTCGCTTCacacaatatttaaagctCGACCGATCTGATAAAGTCGTTCAGCCAGACACGTTAATCTGTAAGCAGAGTtagagcaaacaataaaattagtCTGAATAAATATCAATTGGATAAACTAAATGCTAACTGAAGCTCACGAGCTGAAAATAATTCTGGTAAATAGATGAGTTGCCAAAATTGACGCGTGGGCGCCTTTGATCgaaactataaataaacagtACAGTTGtgcataataatttagcaCAGCTGATCtactttttatgcaaacttttCAGCCCTTGATGATGTAATTTCTAAATAGCCAACAGCTCATTCAactcttgttgttggccaacagTCAAACCGGCTTAATAAGTTCTGGCTTAGCTTCTGTTTACGCACAATTcctatgaaatattttttgttcaaCTGAACATTGAAGTTCGCGTcgcaaaaaccaaaataaaacatttgtacGAATGGAATTTCAATTAGTGCCGCGCACGTCATGagcttaacaacaatttgtttctttttttggaaagttgttgccaaaataaagttaaaaacaaatgctcaGGTACctgtaaattgttattgttttgcttgtggGTGTTTCAATGGGTCAAACAACGTCGTTTGTTGTTCAACAATTCCAAGAAGCAAAGCAGCTGCGcatgtgcaaaagttttaaatttgaattaaattatgaagCCATCAATTGTTTAGGCTTTTCAGCAAAATCTTTATCAGCTTATAAAATTAGCGAGTTTGCAATGATTTGGCATTTTGCTTATTGCTAAATGAACGCAGCACTTTTCTGCAGAATAAAGAAGcgataaaaatttataaggcaaatattttttgtagaaaatttcaacaaagctcgaaaattaatttgtgctgcttacaaatttaacaacaaattagcaCTTCGACTTGACCTCGACAACAATTTATCATTAGCTGCATTTCAAATTGTCTGCGGCTTGAGCTGTTAACTGTTGGGCAATGGGCCCTTAGCCAATAATTATGCAGCTTTGGTTTTCAGATTTCGCAAAGCGTTAGCGTTATGGAAAAAGTAAATAACCCAGAAGCGGCTAATGCAAATCAAGTTGAAGGGCTAATTACAAACACGTTTGtgaatataaatagttaacagattcataaatatgcaacgCAACGATTTATGCCAGAGTAAAGTACCGAGCACATTAGAATCTCCTATAtctataaatacaattttactTTGTTTAGAAAGCAATAGCTAGGCTTAGTTATcacattaaatatacatttgccaagtaaaataaaatattatttatacgtTGTTTTGCGTAATTTATGGCACGCGATAATCAACAGAATTCTGTTGCGAAAAATCTCAAGTGGTTGTATTTCTTTTACGATTGTATTTGTCAGCAAAAACAAGCGATTTATAATTGGCTGTTAAAACAGTTTCCAAGCGCCCCGAAATTTGTTCACATATTTGCAATAGCAGAAACTATAATTATAGCCCTAATCAAAGAGCCATAAATCTAGGCAACTTATCTAACCCTGAACTAAAGTTCGATTACCCAAGGCGCCGCCTAAGCTCAAAGGCTGTAAACGGATACGGCTAAGGGTAGAATTTTCCCAGCGCAAAGATTGCTCAGCAGAAATTGTAGGCTGGCAATAAATGATATATGAGCTGCTGAAGATCGCAATTATAATGCTAACAAAACAATGAACTGAGTGCTCATAAACGGGCCCTCTGCTCGTCATTTGGgtaaacatatgtattttatattatggCCAGGCTAGTtggctaattaaatgttagcACTTGTACGCAAAATGAACGCTGAAAATTTTCCATCAcgtgcagcaatttgttgtgaAAGCTAATTGAACTTGCCGCGATAAATTTCTATCTGCATGCGAAATTCttgcaattcattttcattccCACAATTTCTAAGAAAACTATTTGAAGTTCAAGAGCAGCCTGTGGCCCAGAGATTGGAATACTCTACACACATGTTCGTTGCGGCCGAGTGGCTCTTGATGCTCCATTGTCGATTGGGGGATTGTCGAGTGTTGattatgctttttattgttttgtattgtttCGCATTTTGTAGAATTTGCACAGTGGGAAATTGTTGTATAAACTTGAAGTGTGTTTGATTAGCTTATCGTGCGGATTTCTCGTACTCTCCACATATATAGTTAAGGCCCAGCGCATTACATTGAAATACCTGCGCATTTTAGCACTTGAGGACGCTCGAgcacaaaagctgcaattgcattaaatcaGCTTTAACTTCACTACAGAAGTCAAGCGActaactaactatatatagtatagagagcttaaatttttgtataatttgcataatgtacgcaatttataaattgaaattaaggtGAATTTCATCATAAACTCACTCACCTttaaaaacgaaacgaaagcaaacaagccagttgaataaaaatgttaaaataaaaattgcacagcCATCAGCTGTTTCTGTTGTCACTTGTTGCGTCGCCTCTATGCTCATTAACGGTTTGGCCTCGACGAACTTGCggacaaaaacagaaaacggACAAAACACAGACTGCAACGTTGCAGAAATTTGTTAACTAACTGATAAAGaagtcttttgtttaaaactaaagcaCTCACATCTTTTCTTTTAAGTTACGGCAGCACTTGACACTTTAGACACTAAACTAATTCTTAGTAGACgcgtgctgcttgctgctgcgtcgacgtcgtcgctgctgctgagggGCGGGAGTTGTTAGCAGGCCGAGCGCTAGAGCTGTAATGACTTACTGCCAGAGCTAATTGAACGTTTTTATAATTGTGTGTactgtttgcattaaaaaaaaaaagtaaaacaaaactgcgaacacacacacacgtacaggTGGGAGGCAgtaatcaaaaaaataatacatgtatgcatgtttgtttgtgtgtacaGTGCTGCTCTGCTTGATTCATTCAGCCGACAGCAGACGAAGTGAGTTCGTTATGACAGGTACATAGCTATTTTGATAATCGCGTATTAACTGTATTTGATAGAAGTGATAATGGGCCAATGTTTATGGCTGCCaccataaacaattaaacgaagtttttattacatttacgACAGAATAACACAAATGCAGCTTTTACTACAGCAACTTCAACTGCGCACGTTTTTCGAACTAAGCAGAGCTAAGCTTTAGAGAGCGGGCGCTCAGCTGACGCCGGCTGCAGCCGAGCAGCTGTGCAAACTtttacgctctcgctctcttgctctcttgcgctctgCCTGCATTCGCATTCACGTGTGCGCTTTAATACGAAAGGCCGcacaataaaatgttaagctgTTATTACTatgttatttgcatttacaataaaatgttaagctgTCGTTATACtgttatttacatttacatgtTTGTGGGCTTCTTTTACAATATTGACAGCGCTGttaacacaaatttaattacagttgACGTCGTCGTGGGCCGACCATGCAAATTTCAcgctacaaaatacaaataccgCTTATGAACAATGTTAATTTGTAGGCATATTCGACATTGAAGGCTATAAAGTAGCAGTGATAAGGCtaataaatacacaaagtGTTGACTGAGCACAAATTGTGGCATTGGGCGGATATGCAGTGCTCGTGTGCCTGCTTTATGGCAGCTAATCCAACTAATAATCTAACTGATTTCCTTTGCTGGCTGCCATAAAATATAGAAGAACCAAGCAGTAGCCAAGCGTTTGCCAATTGCAGTCTTTATTGGCCtcaatgaatgaaaattgGCTTAAACTAAAGCGTCACATGATTTTTGGATTATTGATGTTGATGATCGATGTCGATGCTTATCGCTGCGATAAACTTAAGTGTGTTATACAATACGGAATAGCccaatatataattaaaatttaatgctttatacACTCTAACTAAATCAATGATGACATTATCGTAGCCAATGCGATCATATTAAACGCGCGCGCTCTCAAGTGTCGCTAACTTATGATAGTTCTTAGACTTAGACCGATTCTAAGGCAAACTTATTTAGGAGAGCCCTTTTAATGATAGCTgtagtaataaatatatagctatacttattaacaattgcttatcaaatattatttattcgaCGTGTAATTAAGAGAAACTGATAACTGCGCTGGTTGGAAAAACAAAGAGCACGTGGTAACTGCTGAACTACTTTTGCAGTTAGTAGACATTACTATTGACGACATGGCTAAGTGTCGCATTGCTGATGACGCCATTGGTAATCTAATTGAAGAAACTGCGGCATATTCTAATCATTTATAGGCGCCCAGCCATAAACAACTAAAAGACAAGCAGAGTTCATTTAATTGCCATTGCTTTGACGCAGGtaccaaatttatttttttgggaaTTACTAACACACTGTCTGTGATCTAGAGTGGCATAAGCTAATTCTGCGAAGCGCTCTTCTTCTACAGCTGCTATCAAGTTAAGAGATTGTAATCCTTGCATTGATTGCTTTAGCTTATCTGCTGGCGCAGCACTCaacaaaataatcaaagctGGCAACAGGGCAAAGTAGCAAGTGTGTAGAGGCTGTGTCAAATGAACTAGTTCCAATGCAGCTAGTTGCTCACACaatgagtttattttattatatgaacTTTAAGTTCATTGCAAGATTGTTTTGATTTGCGTTTTAGTTTAGGTAACAACATTAATTACGCTTTGGTAATAAAGTTTAGTATCTAGAGCTATCTCTAGCCCCTTGCTGCGaatcataaaataaagcagctaaGCTTTTGGGTGAACACTATATGCagctattaataaatttagaaaaatggTTTGCGAATTTgccataattatttttagcttcttCTATTGAACTGTCGctggctataaatattttgaggtgcaaactaattgaaataaatcagcgcagcgttgtttgctttaaatacgGCCTTTGATGGCCGATAATGATAATGTCAGAGCCTCTGCCTGGCAAACAAGTCtgccataaaacaaaacacgaACGCACTATCATAAAAATTCTGCGCTTACTAAGAGTGACGGCAGTTGTTTAGACCTGCCTAACACACTCACGTTGAGAGAGTGAGGAAATGATAAGGAACGTGCTGTAGATCGGCCGAGTTCTGGACGATCACGTTCACGTGAAGTGCACGCCGTTCCAGATATGAATAatggcaaagcagcaacagtgcagacagttaacaacagcaattaagCCATCAACGCTTATCAGATGCGAATAATATCACCGCTCTAACAAACAGCCAGCTGctctatttgtttgttatattaGCGCAGAGTCATCGCATTACACAGAGAGTTTCTAAACAATTTGCCAAGTTGTGATTTATCAGAGTCAACATAAATAACAGCTcataaatctaaatatatGCGGCGCATTGTTATCTTATATTAATCATACGACATGTTGTAAGCGTTTAATTTAGCTAGGCAagcaaaagtatgcaacaattaatttgactAGAATATatgacaataataattatgttgaTGTATTTTGCTCAGGCTGTCAATAGCTcatgacatttatttatgtttctaAACAGTCGAAAGCAATTTTTCAAAGCGCACACAGCACTAAAAAATACTTACAGCAAATAtacattaattttgttgcataaattttaattgtattttaaatatgcctTGCTCAATTTCACCTTTTGAATCTGGCTCAAATCGTTATCGCGCCAATGTGCGCATAGGCAATTGGTTTGAGGACAATTGTTTGGAAGAGGTAAGCATAAGCTGcataatgaaatatataattgctgTTTGGCCTGCAGGACAAGCGTGAAAGCTTTAGAAAGATGCGTGATCGCGGCGAGCTGCTGGTGGAGAAAGCGCGCAGTTTGTTTGATAACTTTCAAAAGGAAGTGCAGCTGGCTGCGCCCAAGGACGACATAATGTTTGGCGCTGTTATACAGCTAATGCCTATATATATGAATCTGCTGGATATGGACACTACAGAGCTGCATCCAGCTTTGTCTGTTGTCATCAATGAGCACGCCATACGCGCTAGTCAAACCATAAATGAGAATTGCGAACTTACTGTGGCGCCTTCGGAGCGTCCTTGTGTGCGCAATGCCTTTCGCATTGTCAGCGGCGATGAGCACGATCGCACTGGCGAGAAGCTCAAGTATGGTCAACGCTTTCGCTTGGAGTGCGTCGAGTCACCAGCCGATCCCATATTGCTATACAGCGCGCCCAAGATGACAAATCTATCGCAGGCTATCAACACTACTTTCAATTCACAAAAGTATGGCGAGATTAATTTGCCTTTAGGTCTGGTGCATCGCAGTGTAAGTTGCACTCAACACAGTCTTAACTTCGCTTTAAATGCTGTTTGCCATTTACAGAAGATCATGTGCCCCGATGGCGATATACCCAAGGCCTTTACCAATTGGTTCTGCATGCATGTTGATCCACAAAAACGCTTCGAAAGCGAGGGCGGAGTGCTGCCTGTAAGTCtaagtcataaataatttatatttcatttaagtttGCTGCACCTTTAGAGCAACTCACCTTTGGTTATTGTGCATGCGGCTACCAATCGCAATCTGGCCGCTGAGAATGTTGTCATACAAACTCTATTTGGTCCAGAGTTTCTGGTTTCGGTGCAGAACTATCGCAATGTGTTCAAGCGTGAGATCTGGAAGAACGTTTGGATGATTAGCAATGGTCAGCAGCCAAGTGCTGCGCACAAAGCTTAGCGCACAAATTTTACGTTTTACGTtgtgtgttaaataaattaaatagttgagCTAAAC
Protein-coding regions in this window:
- the LOC108594995 gene encoding cilia- and flagella-associated protein 161, with the protein product MPCSISPFESGSNRYRANVRIGNWFEDNCLEEDKRESFRKMRDRGELLVEKARSLFDNFQKEVQLAAPKDDIMFGAVIQLMPIYMNLLDMDTTELHPALSVVINEHAIRASQTINENCELTVAPSERPCVRNAFRIVSGDEHDRTGEKLKYGQRFRLECVESPADPILLYSAPKMTNLSQAINTTFNSQKYGEINLPLGLVHRSKIMCPDGDIPKAFTNWFCMHVDPQKRFESEGGVLPSNSPLVIVHAATNRNLAAENVVIQTLFGPEFLVSVQNYRNVFKREIWKNVWMISNGQQPSAAHKA